The Geotrypetes seraphini chromosome 8, aGeoSer1.1, whole genome shotgun sequence genome includes a region encoding these proteins:
- the LOC117364974 gene encoding zinc finger BED domain-containing protein 1-like — MADLSSQRGSEFLHKGVKCGEDGAGQRPLEEVPEDHQLSLLTQPYLQTVEEEISMAFHTYNMAANLGPSQRRKREKGMSLDGGSTLSVDRRKSKVWNYYTKLGDAYVECNVCKKQLSFHNSTTTMREHLVRKHSIRDTALTQLKEEPASEPDCLGQESLGKRARQMTPENTLFQPPVPPCSEPRTEMVLDLVLEMIFRDLHPLSVVEDKGFRLLMGYLEPGFSIPSPVQLASMLWHKYNVVKQHLEHYLHTAQAIVLSLDIWASQPNQTYLTISANFIDCNWRLARCILETQPMHGHKGDDFLGEKLCSVLAEFELSPRSVFCVMHDQLSNMLANSPVLRDTYGWTSLCCTAHMLHICISTALQADSVQEALAAARDIISYFQQDAKATCSLNTKLEAMSKTKLKLILDMPSRWITTLEMCESLLDLKWAIMSVLEEHTKGTTMIQNLADHQWKLLQDLLPVMRTIKIAASFLREEQNASTSSLMPCMHGIMTAIRHQCQDSSSIIKTVVSKIISEINQHWDLEDEGKLLESPAVVASFLDPRFKEVRFLSPAARSQLHSRVKNILSQVFNPQALTSTQPWLPSECKVELGETSSQVAHDRALCEHPQSIYDILLGKDPTESMPEIHQQLENYIVEPLCKRSTNPLCWWRSNEHRFPAVAKLAQQYLAIPATAVIPERAFAAANTRLEHRRAVLTPEHLDQILFLNQNLDFLESMKNNKT; from the coding sequence AGGAGATATCCATGGCTTTCCATACCTACAACATGGCAGCCAACTTGGGTCCTTCCCAACGCAGGAAACGGGAGAAAGGCATGAGCTTGGATGGAGGCAGCACGTTGTCTGTAGATCGGCGTAAGTCCAAGGTCTGGAATTACTACACCAAGCTAGGGGATGCCTATGTGGAGTGCAATGTGTGCAAGAAGCAGCTGTCCTTCCACAACAGCACAACCACCATGCGGGAGCACTTGGTGAGGAAGCACAGCATCCGAGATACAGCTCTGACGCAGCTGAAAGAGGAGCCCGCTTCTGAACCCGACTGCTTGGGCCAGGAGAGCCTGGGGAAACGTGCTCGGCAGATGACTCCGGAAAACACTCTTTTCcagcccccagtgcccccttgcTCCGAGCCACGCACAGAGATGGTCCTAGACTTAGTGCTTGAAATGATCTTTCGTGACCTTCATCCTCTGTCTGTTGTGGAAGACAAAGGCTTTAGACTTCTTATGGGGTATCTGGAACCTGGTTTTAGTATCCCCTCTCCTGTGCAGTTGGCAAGCATGTTATGGCATAAATACAATGTGGTCAAGCAACATTTGGAGCACTATCTACATACAGCCCAGGCTATCGTCCTTTCATTGGACATTTGggcttctcagcccaaccagacTTACCTGACCATTAGTGCCAATTTTATTGACTGCAATTGGCGCTTGGCAAGGTGCATTCTAGAGACACAGCCAATGCATGGACATAAAGGGGATGATTTCCTTGGGGAGAAACTGTGCTCTGTTTTAGCTGAGTTTGAGCTGTCCCCCCGATCGGTTTTCTGTGTGATGCATGACCAGCTGTCCAATATGCTGGCCAACTCTCCAGTCCTGAGGGATACCTATGGATGGACAAGCCTTTGTTGCACCGCACACATGCTGCATATTTGTATCAGCACTGCATTGCAGGCAGACTCCGTACAGGAGGCCCTGGCGGCAGCCAGAGACATTATCAGCTATTTCCAGCAGGATGCAAAGGCCACATGCTCTCTGAACACAAAGCTGGAAGCTATGAGCAAGACAAAGCTGAAACTGATACTAGATATGCCCTCCCGTTGGATAACCACGCTGGAAATGTGTGAGAGCTTGCTGGACCTGAAATGGGCCATCATGTCTGTCCTGGAAGAGCACACCAAGGGCACAACAATGATCCAGAATTTGGCTGATCATCAGTGGAAGCTTCTGCAAGATCTGCTGCCAGTGATGCGGACTATCAAGATTGCCGCATCTTTCTTGCGGGAGGAGCAGAATGCATCCACCTCTTCCCTGATGCCGTGCATGCATGGCATCATGACGGCCATCAGACACCAGTGCCAGGACTCCAGCAGCATTATCAAGACAGTGGTGAGCAAGATCATATCAGAGATCAATCAGCACTGGGACCTGGAAGATGAGGGGAAGCTACTGGAAAGCCCTGCTGTGGTAGCCTCGTTTCTGGATCCTCGTTTCAAAGAAGTAAGGTTCCTCAGCCCTGCTGCCCGGAGTCAGCTCCACAGCAGAGTTAAAAACATACTGTCACAGGTATTTAATCCACAGGCACTGACCAGCACCCAACCCTGGTTGCCTTCAGAGTGCAAGGTAGAACTGGGTGAAACAAGCAGCCAAGTAGCTCATGACAGGGCTCTGTGTGAGCATCCACAAAGTATATACGACATCCTCCTTGGCAAAGACCCAACAGAGAGCATGCCTGAAATACACCAGCAACTGGAAAACTATATTGTGGAACCCCTGTGCAAGCGCAGCACCAACCCGCTTTGTTGGTGGCGTAGCAACGAACATCGCTTTCCCGCTGTTGCCAAGTTAGCGCAGCAATACCTTGCTATCCCTGCCACAGCTGTAATACCCGAGCGAGCCTTTGCAGCTGCCAACACACGGCTTGAGCACCGGAGGGCAGTTCTCACCCCAGAGCACTTGGACCAAATTCTCTTTCTCAATCAAAATCTGGATTTTTTAGAGTCTATGAAAAATAACAAGACCTGA